The genomic segment CTGGCATAGGAGAATTTGTCGCCTGCACCGAGGCGTCGGGCGATCTCCTGTATAATTTCCGAATCGGGCCGTGCGCCGACGGGTGGGTCGACGACTTTCCGGATCCGCACCACACGCCCTTCGGCAGTCGTCACGGTACCGTCCTCTTCTTCGTGCAGGGAGCCGGGAAGGATAATGTCACAGTGGCGGATGGTTTCGCTCATAAAAAAATCGATACCCACGTAAAATTCCAGTTTTTCAAGTGCGGCGCGCACATAATTGTTATTGGGCAGCGACACCAGCGGATTAAAACAGATGGACAGGAGTCCTTTTATTTCATCGCGGTGAATCGCTTCGATAATCTCGTATGCAGTGAGCCCCTTGCCCGGAAGGTCTTTTTCATCTATTCCCCAGACCTCAGCGATATACTGGCGGTGTTCGGGATTTTCAATGTCGCGATTACCGGGCAGCTGATCACATTTATGGCCATGTTCGCGTCCGCCCTGTCCATTACCCTGCCCGGTAATGGTGCCATAACCGCAGTAGGGGCGTCCGATCCGGCCCGAAGCCAGTACGATATTGATGCAGCTCAGCACATTTTCGACCCCCTTGGTATGGTGTTCGATACCGCGGGCATGCAATAGAAAGGAGGTGGAAGCTTTGCCCCAGAGCTTTGCAGCGGCTTCTATTTTTTCCTTTTTTGCACCGGTGACTTCTTCGGCCCATTCGAGGCTATAGTCCCTGACCGCCGCGATAGCATCCTCAAATCCGGAAGTATGGTTGGCAATAAACTCGTGGTCCAGCATATCGTGCTGAACCATATAGTTAAGAATCGCGCCAAACAGTGCCGAGTCGGTTCCCGGTCTGATATCTAGATGGATATCTGCTGTGCGCGCCAGGGGTATCTGCCGCGGATCGACCACAATGATCTTGGCACCGTTGTCACGGGCCTGCCACAGCCAATAGGTCAGTGTAGGAAACGTTTCGGAGACATTGGCGCCTGTAACGATGATCACCTCAGCATGGGCAAGATCCGTATAGTTGTTGGACGTACGGTCAAGGCCAAACGCCTTCTTGTTGCCAGCACCCGCCGATACCATGCATAGACGGCCATTGTAATCCAGATTTTTGGTTTTTAAAGCGACACGGGCAAACTTGCCCATCATGTAGGATTTCTCGTTGGTCAGGGATACGCCCGAAAGAACAGCAAAGGCATCATGGCCATACTTCTCCTGAATCCGTTTGATTTCGGATACGGTTCTGTCCATGGCCTCGTCCCATGCGACCGGCAGATATCCCTTTCCGGGGGTATTGACCAGAGGACTGGTCAGCCGGTCGGGATGATTGTCCTGTAAATAACGTTGCACGCCCTTGGGACATAACCTTCCCTCATTGAAAGGAAACTCCATCCAAGGTTCAAATCCAACCACTTTATTATTTTTGGCCAGCAACTTTATCCCGCATTGCATACCACAGAAGCAGCAGTGGGTTTCGACAATTCTATCCGGCTCGTCTCTGCCCGGAGTACCCTCAGGATCTGGAAAATGTAAGTGCGGACCAAACTGCGCAATGATCTGTTCTACGGGTATGGGTAATTTTGCCATTTAATTCTTTTATTTAAGGTACCAACTACAGATTATCCAAAAAATTCACCGGCTTCTTTGCGGGCTTTATAATGCGCGATGGCGAGAAGATCCCGCTTTCCTTCGGGACTATAATCCAGGATAGAGTCTCCCTCAGCATTATCAAGGTTGAAACCCGTCTGTTTTGTGATTTTTTTGAGATCTTCGACATGCAATTTTGTTGTATACTCCTTGCCGGTAAACTTGCAGTGCTGCATGCCCTTTTTACGTCCGGCTTCCTTATAGATATGAGCACCAATCTGGGCCGGGCGCTGGATGATATGGAAAAACTTTCCGAAAGGCATCCAGACGAGAAAGACGATCACAAAAAAAGCATGGGTAACGGCCATAAATTCGTAAGCCTTTCCATGCATAAATTCATAATCCAAAGTCAGCCCCAGACCCGTCAAAGAAACGAGAATCAGCAGCAGCAGGGGCAGGATATCGCCTTCAAAAGTCTGCGTGGCAATCAGTCCCGGATCCTTTAACCGTTTTTGCAGAAAATAAGTGGCTCCGATGATCACCAGAATCGAGCACCAGTTGAGCGCCCCGAAGGTCAGGAAGCCCATGACTGACTTTACCGGAAAATTCATCACGGCAAATCCAAAGAAGTGCGCGGTATAAATTTTGGGTGCAGCGGGATCCAAACCTGACGCGGGGACAAGTGTAAAATGTATCCAGCCAAAGGTAAG from the Sphingobacterium thalpophilum genome contains:
- a CDS encoding molybdopterin oxidoreductase family protein, giving the protein MAKLPIPVEQIIAQFGPHLHFPDPEGTPGRDEPDRIVETHCCFCGMQCGIKLLAKNNKVVGFEPWMEFPFNEGRLCPKGVQRYLQDNHPDRLTSPLVNTPGKGYLPVAWDEAMDRTVSEIKRIQEKYGHDAFAVLSGVSLTNEKSYMMGKFARVALKTKNLDYNGRLCMVSAGAGNKKAFGLDRTSNNYTDLAHAEVIIVTGANVSETFPTLTYWLWQARDNGAKIIVVDPRQIPLARTADIHLDIRPGTDSALFGAILNYMVQHDMLDHEFIANHTSGFEDAIAAVRDYSLEWAEEVTGAKKEKIEAAAKLWGKASTSFLLHARGIEHHTKGVENVLSCINIVLASGRIGRPYCGYGTITGQGNGQGGREHGHKCDQLPGNRDIENPEHRQYIAEVWGIDEKDLPGKGLTAYEIIEAIHRDEIKGLLSICFNPLVSLPNNNYVRAALEKLEFYVGIDFFMSETIRHCDIILPGSLHEEEDGTVTTAEGRVVRIRKVVDPPVGARPDSEIIQEIARRLGAGDKFSYASSEAIFNELRIASKGGTADYYGITYEKIERNMGVFWPCPDLDHPGTPRLWEDRKFKTPDGRAHFNPVQYHPSMDPTDAEFPVILTTGRVVSQYLSGTQTRRIGKLVKQFAQPFLEIHPVLAHTMGISQHEDVRVVTKRGDAIFPANIVETIREDTVFIPYHWPGKKSANQLTSGFLDPISKIPEFKVSACRLEPLGTQSYIGNDARDYQSI